GATTTTTATAATCTGCAGTCTTAAAACTATGTTGGTTATAGAAAATATGTTTTTGGTGCAGGCTGTATTGACTTGGAATGGGTATGTGTTTTGAATTTGCTTATCAACCTTGTAATTAAGTTGCTACCCTATTGATCTTATTGTACTTAACCACTAGGCAACACTGTGCAGGTTCTGCTATTGTAAGCTTTCCTCCCAGCAGTAgttgttttcaaataaatttattctaCCGTGTTCACTTAAAAACCACCTAAAATCTCACTTTTCCACAAACAGTAATTTTGGGCCATTAACCAACCCTAAGTCCCTACCTACATTTaccttatttaagaaaaaattgaaaataacttAGGGACATGACACATGGGGATTGACCCCCTGTCATCCCCTGTCACAGCCCTGGCAATGGAACACTAAGCTCTGGGTGGAATTGGCTTTCATTAGGGgccatgctatttttttttttttaattaatttatttatttatttatttatttttggctgcgttgggccttcgtttctgtgggagggctttctctagttgcagcgagtgggtgccactcttcatcgcggtgcgcgggcctctcactgtcgcggcctcgtTGTGGAgcgcaagctccagacgcgcaggctcagtagttgtggctcacgggcctagttgctccgcggcatgtgggatcttcccagaccagggctcgaacccgtgtcccctgcattggcaggcggattctcaaccactgcgccaccagggaagcccccatgctaTTTTAGAAATGTGACTTACATGCTGGGCTTACGTTCAGTGCTGAGGTGCTCCTACCATAATCCCGTGGACACTAAGTAAATTGCAGATTCAGgtttcatattcattcatttcatgaaTGAAATGGTACACACTTCACCTGCCCTAATCAGAACATTTTCCACCTTTTTGGTATTGGTTGCGATAAGTGTTGATGTTAATGCCTCAGTGTCCCTTCACCCTTCATCAAAGGTGACCTATTAAGAATTTGGAGGTGAGAGAACAGTGGCCTGTTGAATGTACTGGAGGAGACAAGACATTGTACTTgcccaggaggtctctggtaaTTAAGGATTAGCCTTAAGGTCTCAGTTCCATGAGGATTAGAGATCATTTCACCCGCGTGTGTAAAGAAGTGACAGTGTGGTGTGTCTTGTTGGAAGTTGGTAAATGGAGTCAGGCATGAGTGCTTCCAAGGTAACAAGCAGCTGTTAACTAGAAGTTAGCAAGTTGACCCAGAAGGATTCCAGGTGGTGTGGTAGGGAATAACCTAGCATGGGATGTGATCATAACCCATCTTGGAACTAGTTAGTGAGGGCGccaacttggtttttttttttcacctgtttAATAGAGTTCAATGCTGTATGCTGTGCCTTGGCTTTTCTGCAAGTTGTATGTTAAAAGTACCCTCAAAGATGGTTACTTACTTGTGTTGTCATAGGTAAGTTAAAAAGTGTGTAAAAAGGAAATGATGGTTTTAGAAACTGGGATATTTGAACCAGTGTGCCAAGTGGGGTCCTGGCTTTCCCAGCTCATCAGCTCACCCTGCCCTTAATGGAGTTCATGTGAACAGATCCTGGCCATTTGTCCTGACTGAATCTCAGGAGTGCATACCTATGCCTGATCAGGATTGGGGTACAACTTTACAAACTAAACTTGCGTTGATAAGTATCATACTTACAATTTTTTTATACTTCTGTTTgtcaaagcattttttaaaaaattttacttatttatttatttatggctctgttgggtcttcgtttctgtgcgagggctctctccagttgctgtgagcgggggccactcttcatcgtggtgcgcgggcctctcaccatcgcggcctctcttgttgcggagcacaggctccagactcgcaggctcagtagttgtggctcacgggcccagttgctccgcggcacgtgggatcttcccagaccagggctcgaacccgtgtcccctgcattggcaggcagattctcaaccactgcgccaccagggaagccctgtcaagGCATTTTGAACGTACTCTTCTCCCAGCCCAGAGAAGTTGCAAACAAGGAAATGTAATAAGTACACATGTGAAGCTAGCAAGCTGGTACGTACGATCCAGGCTTCATTATTTACAAAATACTGATTCCAGTTTTTTGTCTCTGGGATTTCTTAATATGTCATTTTTGCAGCATTGCTGTTGTAGCAGGGCTTCTCTAACAGAGACGGTATGTGTTCTATCAGTTCAGAGCttccatttttcattaaaatgagttCTACTTCTTGAAAGTCCTATAGTCTTAGGATGTCTTTGTCCTTAATAtggaaaagaaattatataatgGTTCATAAATACATGTGAAGTTAATATAAAAAGGCTTAATTATATTGGCCAAGCATTGTTTTCTGTCTATACATGGTAAACTAAGTCAGCAGTTGAGAAttgttttttctgtgtgtgtgtctttttttttttcccctcagtccaTGTTGCAGGTTTCCAAAGGGAATGAAGtcccaatttgaaaaaaaaactttaggcCCAAGAAAAAACTGTAGGCCagggcattttaaaaagaaaactataaagtaTGATCATCCCACCACTTTTAGTTTACAAAGAATATACTATTAGCCAAGGCACCAATAAGAATTGCTAAAGGCATTTTGaaagttgctttttttaaaaaaataatgcccaAAGAAATGAGAATTTTCCTCTGAAGTTAAAAAGTGAGATTTGTATTTTGAATcgggaaaatatataaaaatgcctCAAATTTTGTTTCCTGAGATTGCAAAGGCTGACTGTTGCTAAGCAGATAAAGAGTGGGTTTGTATTTTCTGTCCTGGGGACCAGTCAGTTTTGTAGAGATGGGAGGCTGGCCATACTGAACTAGGGTCTTAAATGTGGGTATTAGTTGTAATTCAGACAATTTTAAAAGGGTTGATGAATTAGGTAAGCAAATCTGTAGAAGCACCAGATTGAAAATAACCTAGTTACCATGTTTGGCTGTCCTGCAGCCAGAATTTCCAGTGTCTTggattttgttttcatattaGTAATGCAGAAGCTAGTGATTGGCTTCACAGAACATAATTTTACCCACCTAGAGCCCAGTCTATTTAGAAACTTGTAAACCCTACCTTTCTGAGTAGTGTGTTTGGTAGCTTTCTGATTTTTTCCACTTGCTCTGGGTTAATCCCCAGTTCACAGCAGCTCACTTTTAGTAGATTTTGGTAACTCAGCTCTTGTCTATCCAGTTCAGCTTCAATGAAGTCATTTTCCTTGTGGCTCTGAATTCTGACTTTAAGCACCAGCTCTGGATCACCCACAAATTTATtcgtaaaagaaacaaaacactcaTTTTAAAGCCTTTCAACGTTATCAATTATTACAGCAAAAGAACTGAGTAATAAGTAGATCTGGAGCTTTTATAGGcaaatataaacttttaattaTCTGAAGCTTTTATTGGAATGCTGGGCAAGCTCTGGGGTGTATGCCCCATTATACCCACCAAAAGGCTTGCAGTTTGAAGCCAGGCTAGGATTTAAAATATGCAGTGGGTGATATGCATCACCCTTGGCAATACATAGGCGTTGTTTGTGCCTTGTTGGCTATTTGTAAAGCTTCAAGGAAATGTGTAGCCCTGGGGCTCTGTATTCTTAAGAGTGTAAATCATTCTGTTAACTACCGCACCACCTGGGACTTCAAGGTGAGAGGTAGGCCGAGAAATAGGATAATTCTACCATCTTCTGGGACAGTGGCATTGAGTGAGTCTTAAAACTTAGCTGTTGTAAGAAGGAGCAGTTTTGACTGAAGGTGGAGGGAGCCAAATGGTGAGTTTGGCTTTGCAACATGGTCTGGGGGCTGAGTCCTCACCTAGGCAGGTGTCATCAGGTTTGGCATTATCACCTGGGTCAGTTGGCAACTGTTGATTTGCGCCTTCTTGTGTATATTCCCCTGAGAAAGAATTGGAGAAGGAGAGTTGAGAAAGAGCAGCCGCACAGCATTTAGCGCTCCAGATCCGCCAGTTAGGCGAGGGGCAGTAGGGCCCCATCTCCACTTCCTGCTCTGCGGCTCCTCCTCCTCACAGGAAAAACTGCCGTGAAAAGGGCAGTAATTACATTCAGACTTGAAGAGTAATTTTCCTTAATCACCGTTTAAATCATGAAAAGGAACTGAGACAGTATTTTTGAATGGTATGTAATCTTGAGGAGGAAATATTTATAATCTGTGCACTTAACTCGTTTCTACTTAAATACATTCGGCACTGAGAGCTTTGTGTCTCCGGTTCTTTAGCAGAGTTATAGTTAGAAGAGTCCCTTTATAAGGAGAAGTTTTCTCAaccagagggaagggaaaggaggaaacaTTCCAGAGTACTTTCCAGGTGCCAGGCCTTTTATGTACTTAGAATATCCTTCTAAgcctgctctgtgctgggcactgtgctaagccctgGGGAAATGATGattcaaacaacaacaaaaacccaaagtgGTGTCTGTCCTGGCGTTTACAAGTTAGCAGGAGAGATAGATATTGATCAAGTGACCTCAAGTAAATGTGAAATTACGGTTGTGGGCATGGCAAGGGCAAGATACACCAAAGTGTGAAAGCCTGGAAAGGAGTTAAGAAAGTTCTCCCTGAGGGGCAAGTGTTTGATCTGACATCTGAAGGCTTAAGTAGATCTGTAGGGTAGAGAGGGAGAAGAGCTTTCCAGGGCCCTGGAACAGCAGAAGGCCCTGTGTGGGGAGGCAGTGGCTCTTTAGAAGGGAGAAAAGCAATTCAACATGGctgcagggcagagggcagggagggaccGTGTGCACCAGATTGTGTGGGATTATCTACTGACCTACCCAGTCTGTAGCCAGTAGGCACGTGAAATGGGATATgctctaagtgtaaaatacacactggatttcagagacttagaaaaaaatgtaaaattcattaatttttaatattggtTATGTGTTGAAATAATAGTTTTGATATATTGGGtgaagtaaatatattaaaattaatttcacctgtctttttaatgtggctactagaaaaattttaattacatatgtggcttatgtaatattttaattggACAGTACTGGTATGggtgaaagacctgtattctaGAACAATGCCAAGCCATTAGACAGTGTTCAGGAGGAGGCTGTCATAATCAGACTtgcatttttttgggggggggaaccAGAAACCTCATTGTCCTCACAAGAATCCTATGGGGTGTAGACATTATTCCCGTTTTCAGACAAGAAAATTGGTGCCgaaaggtgaagtaacttgctggAGTTTGCTCCATTAGGAAATGGCAGCACCTGGATGTGACCTACTAATTACgtggggcccagtgcaaaatggcTACCCAGGGAATTGCACCCTCCCCACCTGAACACTCTGGTATCTGGATGGGGGTGGCCGAGggaccccagcccctgcctcttccCTGCTCAGTGGACCTCAGAGCATGCCCTGCCTTGCCCGCCTCTTGCTTGAGTCGCTGCCAGGGGCCGAAGGTGACAGCAGAATGAGGGAGTGGTAGAGGTTACAACATGATGGGCTGAGAGTGGGACCATACATTCGAGccacagctcccagctcccagtcCCCCAGCACATGCCCCATTGTCCCATCTGATTTCACTTACAGAACaaactaaatattaaaattttcgaGCCAGCGACCACAGAGCACTTAATCCCAAGCGTGAGGCCTTCATGTAGGGCCCTGCACAACTGCTCTGATCTCAGGCTCATGAAGCCAGTCCTGCTTAGGGCTTAAATCGTGCTTTTTCCACACTGCTAAATGCTTCCCCAGAAATGAGATGCTCTCGCCCAGCGCAGCCCTCTCCCAGGACAGAAATAATGTCCCTACCCCTGGGGCAGGGATCTGCAGTCTAGTCCGTGCCCTTCCACTCTGGGCCGTGGAGGGAGctctgccctgggctgggagaCAGCCTTGCAGCAGCTGAGCCTCAGCCCCCCAGATACCTGAACTGGAATGATGCCCTCTCCACCCCTTCACTACTCACCCCACACAGAGCATGAGATGTCCCCCAGCTTGGCCTACCACGTGTAAAAGCATTTAATTCTGTGATGAATCTGTCAGGATACGATGCCCTGTGGATGGACAGGGTCTCTTAGAGGTCAGAAGGCATGCTCTTTGAAGTCAGGCAGATTTGGATCTGTTTTTCCTATGCTATTTAGTAGCAGTGACACCTTAGACAAGTTACGTAATCTCTTTGAGCCTGTTTTctgatctggaaaatgggattaataatCTCTAACTCACAGGTTGtaagaaggaaatgagaaagtgAACAGAAAGTACAACCCCTCCTGGCACGTAGTGAGCACCAGTATTTGCTGGCTGCTATTATTAATTATAGCTATTGATACTCGCCCCCCCCGAAAGGACCCTTGGTCTACTTGCTCTGCTCTTGACTACACCACTGGCAGAGTGGGGGAGGGCACCCTGCTCCTCccttcctcaggcccctcccctaTCCTCCTTGAGGACCATGTTGGAAACAGGAATTAAAGACTCACCTGCAGGCTTCTCCCTCATGTCcttttggggttcagccatgggtCAGCTCTGTGATCTGTCAGATCAGCAGCCCCTCTTGCATTTATGCTGAGCTCCCAATCAAATAAAAAGCACGTTCTAAAGCCTTAGTGCATCTATCTGCAGTGAAACAATAATATGTTCTTGTCATTGGCTGGTGAGATAGGGCAGGGTTgacctattttacagataggcAAACGAAGGCTCAGGTGTGTTGTATGATTTAATTTGCACAGGATGCTGCAAGTGAAGGAAGGGACTGAAATTCAAggctctctgctctctcctcGGGCTGTGTCTATGGGGAAGCAGTGCAGGCTAACCTACCCAAgggcccctgggaggggaggcCTTTGGTGGCACAGCCCTCCTTGGGAAAGGTTAGCAGCTATTACCTCAAGGGATAAGAAAAAGCAAACAGTATCTCGGATTGGACagacttcccctcctccccaattCTCACTCCCCTTTCTCCCAGCCCCTTCCTCAGCATCTGTGAGTGACAAGAAAGCAGGAACACCCGAGCCCATACCTGGGGAGACTCCGCCTTGGCAAGGATCCTGAATCCCTGATTCCAAACATCAAAATggaggaggcaggggctggggcaggaggttCAGTgaagggtgggtggggctgggcaaAGTCCTGGGCAGGGCTGCTGTCTCAAAGGGCTGAAGGTAGGAACTCACATGTTCGGGGTGGCTCTCCCATATCATTTAACCCTCCAGTGTCAGAAGACAGGGCATCAGGTGGGCCTCAGCATCATAAGGCTAGAGGGAACCTCAGAGATCAGAGCCCATAGGTTCTCAAACTTAGCTGTGCATTGAAATCACCTGCAAAACCTTAAAAATTGCGGGTGCCTGGGTCCTACCTTCTGACGAGTCCTACTTAGTTGGTCTGGGGTGCAATCTGGgccctggaatttttaaaaggtccccagctgattatttatttatttatttatttctgcgttgggtcttcattgctgcgcggagactactcttcgttgcggtgtgtgcgggcttctcattgtggtggcttctcttgttgcggagcacaggctctaggcgcgcaggctcagtagttgtggctcgcgggctctagagcacaggctcagtagttgtggcacatgggcttagttgctccacggcacgtgggatcttcccagaccagggctcaaacccgtgtcccctgcgttggcaggtggattcttaaccactgcgccaccagggaagtcctccccagCTGATTTTAGTGTGTGGTcaaagttgagaatcactgatttgACCAGACTTCTTAAGGTGCAAATGGGGAAAGGGAGGCCCAAGGCAGGAAGATGCTCCCTGATAGTCACAGGGGCAGCCGGGCACAGGCCTGGGGCTCGATGTGGGCCACCTGGTTGCCAGCCTGATGCAGCCTCCCCAGCATG
This Balaenoptera acutorostrata chromosome 20, mBalAcu1.1, whole genome shotgun sequence DNA region includes the following protein-coding sequences:
- the ANKRD40CL gene encoding LOW QUALITY PROTEIN: putative ANKRD40 C-terminal-like protein (The sequence of the model RefSeq protein was modified relative to this genomic sequence to represent the inferred CDS: substituted 1 base at 1 genomic stop codon); translated protein: MAEPQKDMREKPAGEYTQEGANQQLPTDPGDNAKPDDTCLVRIQSHKENDFIEAELDRQELSYQNLLKVSCCELGINPEQVEKIRKLPNTLLRKDKDILRLXDFQEVELILMKNGSSELIEHIPSLLEKPCYNSNAAKMTY